The proteins below are encoded in one region of Archocentrus centrarchus isolate MPI-CPG fArcCen1 chromosome 13, fArcCen1, whole genome shotgun sequence:
- the LOC115790432 gene encoding extracellular calcium-sensing receptor-like: protein MHKSGDVILGGLFQVHYFSSVPDLSFTSRPQQPTCDGFYVLGFRLAQTMAFVVDEINRNSNLLPNVTLGYTLYDNCINLGIGFRAAFSLVSGQKEQLLLHDTCVGNLPVLGIVGDSPSSHSIAISSVLGLYRVPMVSYFATCSCLSNRQKYPSFFRTIPSDAFQVHAMIQILKHFGWTWAGLLVSDDDYGLNAARSLQSELSVLGEGCLAYFEVLPWNKDTDELRRIVDVMKKSTARVVIAFSHESGMINLMEEVMRQNVTGLQWMASEAWTAADVLQTPQLMPYLGGTLGIAIRQGEIPGLREFLLQIRPDLHYNSSSGNSMVNQFWEFTFQCRFAPAPAGWVEGGAALCTGQENLENVKTVFLDTSSLRPEYNVYKAVYALAYSLDDMLRCKPGRGPFSGNSCATLQTLEPWQLVYYLERVNFTTAFGDQVSFDENGDVVPIYDVMNWLWLPDGSTKVQHVGEVKRSAFKGEELILDEDKIFWNFESKKAPRSVCSENCPPGTHMVRKKGEPKCCFDCIPCSEGKITNKSNCLECTSCPEDFWSNPQRDHCVPKKTEFLSYHEPLGICLTATSLLGTFICAVVLGIFIYHRRTPIVRANNSELSFQLLLSLKLCFLCSLLFIGRPRLWTCQLRHAAFGISFVLCVSCILVKTIVVLAVFKASKPGGGASLKWFGAMQQRGTVIFLTSIQAAICTAWLVSSSPVPHKNTQYHNDKIVYECAVGSTVGFAILLGYIGLLAFLSFLIAFLARNLPDSFNEAKLITFSMLIFCAVWVAFVPVYISSPGNHADAVEVFAILASSFGLLITLFGPKCYIILLRPELNTKKAIMGHITES, encoded by the exons ATGCACAAGAGTGGAGATGTCATTCTGGGTGGACTGTTTCAAGTTCACTATTTTTCAAGTGTTCCTGACCTGTCTTTTACCTCCAGACCACAACAGCCTACTTGCGATGG tttttatgTCCTAGGATTTAGGCTTGCACAAACGATGGCTTTTGTTGTTGATGAGATCAACAGAAACTCCAACCTGCTACCTAATGTGACTCTGGGATACACTCTATATGATAACTGCATTAACCTTGGAATTGGATTCCGTGCAGCGTTTTCATTAGTCAGTGGTCAAAAAGAGCAACTTCTATTACATGATACATGTGTTGGAAATCTTCCAGTCCTAGGAATTGTGGGTGATTCCCCCTCTTCACATTCTATTGCAATCTCCAGTGTCTTAGGATTGTACAGAGTACCTATG GTCAGTTATTTTGCCACATGTTCCTGCCTGAGCAACCGCCAAAAGTATCCATCATTCTTTAGGACAATCCCAAGtgatgctttccag GTACACGCTATGATTCAGATTCTAAAACATTTCGGCTGGACTTGGGCAGGTCTGCTCGTCAGTGATGATGATTATGGACTCAACGCAGCCAGATCCTTACAATCTGAGCTAAGTGTGTTAGGTGAAGGCTGCCTTGCTTACTTTGAGGTTTTGCCCTGGAACAAAGACACAGATGAACTCCGGAGGATTGTGGATGTGATGAAAAAATCCACAGCTCGAGTTGTTATTGCCTTTTCACACGAGAGTGGCATGATAAACCTTATGGAAGAG GTAATGAGGCAGAATGTAACAGGTCTACAATGGATGGCCAGTGAAGCCTGGACAGCAGCTGATGTGCTCCAAACACCTCAGCTTATGCCATACCTGGGTGGTACACTGGGCATCGCCATTCGTCAAGGTGAAATACCAGGGCTCAGGGAATTCCTGTTACAAATACGTCCTGACTTACATTACAACAGTAGCTCTGGAAATAGCATG GTAAATCAGTTTTGGGAATTCACATTTCAGTGCAGATTTGCACCAGCTCCAGCAGGCTGGGTGGAAGGTGGAGCTGCACTGTGTACTGGACAGGAAAATctagaaaatgtaaaaactgtgtTCCTGGACACTTCCAGCCTCCGGCCTGAATACAATGTGTACAAAGCTGTGTATGCTCTGGCATATTCCCTTGATGACATGCTGCGGTGCAAGCCAGGAAGAGGGCCTTTCAGTGGCAACAGTTGTGCCACTTTGCAAACACTTGAACCATGGCAG cttgtttattACTTGGAAAGGGTGAACTTCACCACTGCATTTGGTGATCAAGTGTCATTTGATGAGAATGGTGATGTAGTGCCAATTTACGATGTGATGAACTGGTTGTGGCTCCCTGATGGAAGCACTAAAGTTCAGCATGTGGGTGAGGTTAAGAGGTCAGCTTTCAAAGGTGAAGAACTCATACTTGATGAAGACAAAATCTTTTGGAACTTTGAATCCAAAAAg GCACCTCGATCAGTATGCAGTGAGAATTGTCCTCCTGGTACCCACATGGTGAGAAAGAAGGGAGAACCCAAATGCTGTTTTGATTGCATCCCTTGTTCTGAGGGGAAAATCACCAATAAGAGCA ACTGTTTAGAGTGCACCAGTTGTCCAGAGGATTTTTGGTCAAACCCCCAGCGTGACCATTGTGTACCTAAGAAGACAGAGTTCCTCTCCTACCATGAGCCTCTGggtatttgtttgacagcaaccTCACTGCTGGGCACATTTATATGTGCTGTTGTTCTTGGGATCTTTATCTACCATCGCAGAACACCTATAGTACGTGCGAACAATTCAGAACTTAGTTTCCAGCTATTGCTCTCACTTAagttgtgtttcctgtgttcacTGCTGTTCATTGGACGACCCAGGCTGTGGACATGCCAACTCAGGCATGCAGCATTTGGGATCAgctttgtgctttgtgtctcGTGCATCCTGGTAAAAACCATAGTTGTTCTGGCTGTATTCAAAGCTTCCAAACCAGGAGGGGGAGCCAGTCTGAAGTGGTTTGGTGCTATGCAGCAGAGAGGAACAGTTATCTTTCTTACCTCTATTCAGGCAGCAATCTGCACTGCCTGGCTTGTCTCATCCTCTCCTGTTCCACATAAAAACACCCAATATCACAATGATAAGATAGTTTATGAGTGTGCAGTTGGGTCCACTGTTGGTTTTGCAATCTTATTGGGTTATATTGGTTTGCTGGCTTTCCTCAGTTTTCTAATTGCATTCCTGGCAAGAAATCTTCCTGATAGCTTCAATGAGGCCAAGCTCATCACATTCAGCATGCTGATCTTCTGTGCTGTGTGGGTGGCCTTTGTTCCTGTTTATATCAGCTCACCAGGAAACCATGCAGATGCAGTGGAGGTATTTGCCATCCTGGCCTCAAGTTTTGGACTCTTGATCACACTGTTTGGACCAAAATGTTACATAATCCTGTTGAGACCAGAGCTGAACACTAAAAAAGCTATAATGGGTCACATCACTGAAtcataa